TTGAATGCACAAACTGCATTCTTTTTGGTGCAAATTTATATTTATATAATAAGTTAATAATTTCATCAATTCTTTCAGGTCTATGAACTAATGTAAATAATCCACCATTTTTCAATATTAAACCTGCATTCTTAATAATTTCTTCAAGTGTTATTAAAGTTTCATGTCTAGCATTAACAACTTCTTCACTTACCTTTTTAACTTTAGATTCTTCATGTTTTTTAAAGAATGGCGGATTACAAATTACTGCATCAAATTTATTTGCCATTGCTTTTGCATAATCTTTAATATCAGCATTAACAATCTCAATTTGATCTTCTAACTTATTAAGTTTTACGTTTTCTCTTGCTAATTTAGCTGCTTTAGTTTGAATTTCAACACCTGTAATCTTTGCATTTGTATATTTAGTTAAGATTAGTGGGATAACAGCATTGTTAGTTCCAAAATCAATAATCTTTTTAATTCCACTTTTGTAATTAAAAAATCTTGCAATTAAAATACTATCTAACGTAAAGTTAAACATTTCAGAATCTTGATAAATTTTACGGTTTTCATAACCCAATAGATCGTTTAAAATTTTCATTAAATAACCTCACTAAGATGTATTAGAAAAACATCGATTGCTAAGTTTGTTTGAAAAGTAAATTTTAAGTCATAAATTAGTTTAAGTGTTGCTTCAGCAATATTTAAATACTTTTTAACAATTGTTTTTGAATACGCTTCTTCTAACATTGCAATTAATTCAGATTTATCAAGTTTTTTTAATTCAGCGTTTGCTAATAGAATTGAGTTTTTGTCTCTTTCTAAAATCTCTTTGATTAAGTTTTGTTTTTCACTTAAAGTATTTTCATTTTCTAAAACAATTAATTTACATCTAGATTTTATTGTTGATAAAACCTGACTTTTGTTTTTTGTTAATAATATAGCAATTGTATTTGCTGGTGGTTCTTCTAAAAATTTTAATAGTGCATTAGCTGATTCATTTTTTAAGTTTTCTGCGTTAGCTAAAACATAAATTTTAAATTTATTTACTTCATTTGTTGTAAGTGAAAATTTTTGCATTAAATCTAATACATCAATTTTATTAATAGCTAAATTACCATCACCTAAAGTAACAAAGTTTAAAAGTGTTTTATTAATAAATATTTTGCAGTTATAGCAATCATCGTTTTCTAAACTATAATTTTCACAAAAAATCATTCTTGAAATTTCATTAGAAAAATCATTTAGTAATTCTTGATTATCATTTGATATCAAAATTGAACTAAACATTTTATTATTTTGTAACTGTTCTTTAAACTTTTCTAATGTTTCTCTTTTTCTCATAATTTTATCTTTTCTAAAATCACATTTTTAGCAGCTT
This region of Mesoplasma melaleucae genomic DNA includes:
- a CDS encoding tRNA1(Val) (adenine(37)-N6)-methyltransferase, producing MKILNDLLGYENRKIYQDSEMFNFTLDSILIARFFNYKSGIKKIIDFGTNNAVIPLILTKYTNAKITGVEIQTKAAKLARENVKLNKLEDQIEIVNADIKDYAKAMANKFDAVICNPPFFKKHEESKVKKVSEEVVNARHETLITLEEIIKNAGLILKNGGLFTLVHRPERIDEIINLLYKYKFAPKRMQFVHSKANDEAKTVLIDAILEGNEGMHIITPLIAHKDDESYTNELLKYFKD